In Kutzneria kofuensis, the DNA window GGCCGATGGCCTCCCGCACCGGCGTGGCCCGGCTGGCGCTGGCCAACGACGTGCCGGTGATCCCGGCCGCGCGCTGGGGCACCCGGGCGATTCTGGACAAGTACAACAAGAAGTTCCGGCCGTTCCCGCGCAAGACCGTCACCACGATCTTCGGCGAGCCGATCGACCTGTCCGCCTATCGGGACCAGCCGGTCACCACGCAGGTGCTGCGCGAGGTGACGGACCTGCTGATGGAGCGGGTCAAGGAGCTGCTGGAGCAGGCGCGCGGCGAGCAGGCGCCCGCCGGCTTCTACTCCCCGGCCAGGGCCAAGCAGAACGGGGAGTGACATGGAGCTGCAGCGGATCGCGGTGCTGGGGGCCGGGTCGTGGGGGACCACGTTCGCGAAGGTGCTCGCCGACGCGGGCCGCGACGTCGTGCTGTGGGCGCGCCGGCCGGAGGTGGCCGACGAGATCACCAACCACAAGCTGAACACCGGTTATCTGCCGGGCATCCGGCTGCCGGAGACGCTGCGGGCGACCGCCGACCCGCTGCTCGCGCTGGATGGCGCCGAGGCCGTGGTGCTGGCGGTGCCGAGCCAGACGCTGCGGGCGAACCTGGCCGCCTGGCGGGAGTTGCTGCCGGAGGGAGCGACGCTGGTCAGCCTGGCCAAGGGCATCGAGTTGGGCACCGGCAAGCGGATGAGCGAGGTCGTCGCCGAGGTCGCTCAGGTGCCGGCGGAGCAGGTGGCGGTGGTGTCGGGGCCGAACCTGGCGCGGGAGATCGCCGCGCAGCAGCCGACCGCGACCGTCATCGCGTGCACGGACCACGAGCGTGCGGTGGCGGTGCAGCGCGCGAGCGCCAATGGCTACTTCCGGCCGTACACCATTACCGACGTCGTCGGCTGTGAGCTCGGCGGCGCGTGCAAGAACGTGATCGCCCTGGCCTGCGGCATCGCCCACGGGCTCGGCTTCGGCGACAACACGATGGCGTCGCTGATCACCCGTGGCCTGGCGGAGACCGCCCGGTTGGGCGCGGCGCTCGGCGCCGATCCGTTGACGTTCGCGGGGCTGGCGGGCCTCGGCGACCTGGTGGCCACCTGTGCCTCCCCGCTGTCCCGGAACCGCAGCTTCGGCGAGCGTCTGGGCAAGGGCGAAACGCTGGCGCAGGCGCAGGA includes these proteins:
- a CDS encoding NAD(P)H-dependent glycerol-3-phosphate dehydrogenase, with the translated sequence MELQRIAVLGAGSWGTTFAKVLADAGRDVVLWARRPEVADEITNHKLNTGYLPGIRLPETLRATADPLLALDGAEAVVLAVPSQTLRANLAAWRELLPEGATLVSLAKGIELGTGKRMSEVVAEVAQVPAEQVAVVSGPNLAREIAAQQPTATVIACTDHERAVAVQRASANGYFRPYTITDVVGCELGGACKNVIALACGIAHGLGFGDNTMASLITRGLAETARLGAALGADPLTFAGLAGLGDLVATCASPLSRNRSFGERLGKGETLAQAQEATHGQVAEGVKSCSSIRTLGELHGVDMPITDGVHRVCHDSLNPRQMAAELLGRAQKAER